A genomic segment from Janthinobacterium sp. 64 encodes:
- a CDS encoding S1 family peptidase yields the protein MMIGNENGFSTPPGSSGRGQSADDEEAIGQFSAPGEDDNTIESASVADMPDALSGVSMELLEIKRSIEDGMRQGLAQAAGVRAADAFSDGGNIQGVSIGLGEGASDSSSGEPGLPALTLYVAEPTSVDRAKAAIVGAMGVRAVASDRVPVNIVVTGVIDAQPHRFRLRPAPGGVSVGHFRITAGTIGCLAVGRSAPRNSRLMILSNNHVLANSNGGVFNDCIVQPGPIDGGRCPQDQVAVLERFVPINFGGGVNFVDCATGWAWPDRVRHELVYLSGGVPAYFRISNALVAPALGMLVGKSGRTTQLTQGRITGLGATINVNYGGGRIALFQDQIAITGVSGAFSAGGDSGSSIWTWNQQRNPVGLLFAGGGNITFANQMRRVVVALDINLYT from the coding sequence ATGATGATCGGCAACGAGAACGGTTTCAGCACCCCGCCAGGCAGCAGTGGCCGGGGGCAAAGCGCGGACGATGAAGAGGCCATCGGCCAATTCTCCGCCCCCGGCGAAGACGACAATACGATCGAGAGCGCATCCGTCGCGGACATGCCCGACGCCTTGAGCGGCGTCAGCATGGAATTGCTGGAAATCAAGCGCAGCATCGAAGACGGCATGCGCCAGGGCCTGGCGCAGGCGGCCGGCGTGCGCGCCGCCGATGCCTTCAGCGACGGCGGCAATATCCAGGGCGTGTCCATCGGTCTGGGCGAGGGCGCCAGCGACAGCTCGTCCGGCGAACCGGGCTTGCCAGCCCTGACCCTGTACGTGGCCGAACCGACGTCCGTCGATCGCGCCAAGGCCGCCATCGTGGGGGCCATGGGCGTGCGCGCCGTGGCCAGCGACCGGGTGCCCGTGAATATCGTCGTCACGGGCGTGATCGATGCGCAGCCCCACCGTTTCCGCTTGCGCCCGGCGCCGGGCGGCGTGTCGGTCGGGCATTTCCGCATCACGGCCGGCACCATCGGCTGCCTGGCCGTGGGGCGCAGCGCGCCGCGCAACAGCCGCTTGATGATTCTTAGCAATAATCACGTGCTGGCCAATTCCAACGGCGGCGTGTTCAACGACTGCATCGTGCAGCCGGGCCCCATCGATGGCGGGCGCTGCCCGCAAGACCAGGTGGCCGTGCTCGAGCGCTTCGTGCCCATCAATTTCGGCGGCGGCGTCAACTTCGTCGATTGCGCCACCGGCTGGGCCTGGCCAGACCGCGTACGTCACGAACTGGTCTACCTGAGCGGCGGCGTGCCGGCGTACTTCCGCATCAGCAATGCGCTGGTGGCGCCGGCGTTGGGCATGCTGGTCGGCAAGTCCGGGCGCACGACGCAATTGACGCAGGGCCGCATCACGGGCCTGGGCGCCACCATCAACGTCAATTACGGCGGCGGCAGGATCGCGCTGTTCCAGGACCAGATCGCCATCACGGGCGTCAGCGGGGCATTCAGCGCGGGCGGAGACTCCGGCTCATCCATCTGGACCTGGAACCAGCAGCGTAACCCGGTTGGCCTGCTGTTCGCCGGCGGCGGCAATATCACGTTTGCCAACCAGATGCGCCGGGTGGTGGTGGCGCTCGACATCAATTTGTACACTTGA
- a CDS encoding serine protein kinase — MTRHDDAPAGEQAGQHAGFMHGMAAWAEKHRISPWRGSFADFIEQILPGRAALLTRSAHQYLWDMMRWNGQTDDSGRFRCRLFDDELFGIDEAIDRVAAYFKAAAAGSEVGRRMLLLLGPPSGGKSTLVILLKRGLEEYSHSTEGALYGIAGCPVHESPLHLVPHSMRADFRASYDAELHGELCPHCRARLEEQYAGDFLRMPVERIHLSEAGRCGIGTYAPHDPTTADLADLVGSVDLSKVAQYGDEGDPRAWSWSGAVYAASRGMLEMIEILKVKREFLYLLLTLTQEKNVKVSRFPLIYLDETILAHTNLAEFRKFLQESENEALLDRMVIVQVPYTLNYREEARIYRKLIQAAAPAFRDVHLDPHVLHAAAVFAILSRLPEGEAKEAELVKKLRVYADEDVDDLQHADIRRLRERDKSPDEGLSGVSPRFVINALSHAIISAQRNSLSTMDVLLALKDGIESDARIEPRRKRQWVDYLVLTRKDFYNRWVKADVHKALFVSFEQEAQDLLNKYLDEVEAMLDNRQIRDPITSEERRPDERFLRAVEEKIHISDAGKQSFRQEVVRKAMSAFKRGEAFGLGSHAQLHDAIQQYLFEQRRDVLRLVGSAKRPDDDVRARISAVEQRLVDEYGYDAHSAREALNYVTTLLAQE, encoded by the coding sequence ATGACACGCCACGACGACGCGCCCGCGGGCGAGCAAGCAGGTCAGCATGCCGGTTTTATGCACGGCATGGCGGCCTGGGCGGAAAAACACCGCATCAGCCCATGGCGCGGCAGTTTTGCCGACTTTATCGAGCAAATCCTGCCCGGCCGCGCGGCCCTGCTGACGCGCAGCGCGCACCAGTACCTGTGGGACATGATGCGCTGGAACGGCCAGACCGATGACAGCGGGCGCTTTCGCTGCCGCCTGTTCGACGACGAGCTGTTCGGCATCGACGAGGCGATCGACCGCGTGGCCGCCTATTTCAAGGCGGCGGCCGCCGGCTCTGAAGTGGGCCGGCGCATGCTGCTGTTGCTGGGACCGCCATCGGGCGGCAAGTCGACCCTGGTGATCCTGCTCAAGCGGGGGCTGGAAGAATACAGCCACAGCACCGAAGGCGCGCTGTACGGCATCGCCGGCTGTCCCGTGCACGAGTCGCCGCTGCACCTGGTGCCGCACAGCATGCGCGCCGACTTTCGCGCCAGCTATGACGCCGAGCTGCATGGCGAACTGTGCCCCCATTGCCGCGCCCGGCTGGAAGAACAGTACGCGGGCGACTTCCTGCGCATGCCCGTCGAACGCATCCACCTGTCCGAGGCGGGCCGCTGCGGCATCGGCACGTATGCGCCGCACGACCCCACCACGGCCGACCTGGCCGACCTGGTTGGCTCCGTCGACCTGTCGAAAGTGGCGCAGTACGGCGACGAAGGCGATCCGCGCGCCTGGTCCTGGTCCGGCGCCGTGTATGCGGCCAGCCGCGGCATGCTGGAAATGATCGAAATCCTCAAGGTCAAGCGCGAATTCCTCTATTTACTGCTCACCCTGACGCAGGAAAAAAATGTCAAGGTGTCGCGCTTTCCCTTGATTTACCTCGACGAGACCATCCTCGCGCACACGAATCTGGCCGAATTTCGCAAATTCCTGCAAGAAAGCGAAAACGAGGCGCTGCTCGACCGCATGGTCATCGTGCAAGTGCCGTACACGCTCAATTACCGCGAGGAAGCGCGCATTTACCGCAAGCTGATCCAGGCGGCCGCGCCCGCTTTCCGCGACGTGCACCTCGATCCGCACGTGTTGCATGCGGCGGCCGTGTTCGCCATCCTCAGCCGCCTGCCCGAAGGCGAGGCCAAGGAAGCCGAGCTGGTCAAGAAGCTGCGCGTGTATGCGGACGAAGACGTCGACGACTTGCAGCATGCCGATATCCGCCGCCTGCGCGAGCGCGACAAGTCGCCCGACGAAGGCTTGTCGGGCGTGTCGCCCCGTTTCGTCATCAATGCGCTGTCGCACGCCATCATTTCCGCCCAGCGCAACAGCCTCTCCACCATGGATGTGCTGCTGGCCCTGAAGGATGGCATCGAAAGCGATGCGCGCATCGAACCGCGGCGCAAGCGCCAGTGGGTCGATTACCTGGTGCTCACGCGCAAGGATTTCTATAACCGCTGGGTCAAGGCCGACGTGCACAAGGCCCTGTTCGTGTCATTCGAGCAAGAAGCGCAGGACTTGCTGAACAAATATCTCGATGAAGTCGAAGCCATGCTCGACAACCGCCAGATCCGCGACCCCATCACCAGCGAAGAGCGGCGTCCCGACGAGCGCTTCCTGCGCGCCGTGGAAGAAAAAATCCATATCAGCGACGCGGGCAAGCAATCGTTCCGCCAGGAAGTGGTGCGCAAGGCCATGAGCGCCTTCAAGCGGGGCGAGGCCTTTGGACTGGGCAGCCATGCGCAATTGCACGATGCCATCCAGCAATATCTGTTCGAGCAGCGGCGCGATGTGCTGCGCCTGGTCGGTTCGGCCAAGCGCCCCGACGATGACGTGCGGGCCAGGATCTCCGCCGTCGAGCAGCGACTGGTGGACGAATATGGCTACGACGCCCATAGCGCGCGCGAAGCGCTCAACTACGTGACCACCTTGCTGGCGCAGGAATAA
- a CDS encoding DUF444 family protein: protein MAATTSPASAAPALARPWYGLFSRGARDWLRHNQKVRDAVQAHLPELIATPDLIGGPQQRTVQVPMRLLDHARFRLAPARNSVGAGQGDGQPGDIVRAAHPAATGGSGTPGEGGDGEGEVRLLLEFPIDDILDWLWDAFELPHLKPRHLGAIDDLRLVHSGLDRHGARSRLDRRRTVKEAIKRRALQAQPVPFTNDDLRYRQVLAQPRPSTNAVVFFVLDVSASMAQAERKLAKSFFFFALQGLRRRYARVETRFIAHTTRAWEFSEAEFFQVNGMGGTMASTAFQLSRELLQQHYAPGRYNAYLFYASDGENFSEDRAAASLGLGELTALLNYMGYVETLPGMPRSLETEMHSLCAEQERRGLPLHSSILSKPDDVWAAIRTFFQHEAADTETAS from the coding sequence ATGGCCGCCACGACCTCGCCTGCTTCCGCCGCGCCGGCCCTGGCGCGACCCTGGTACGGCTTGTTCTCGCGCGGCGCGCGCGACTGGCTGCGCCACAACCAGAAGGTGCGCGACGCCGTGCAGGCGCACTTGCCCGAGCTGATCGCCACGCCTGACCTGATCGGTGGACCGCAGCAGCGCACGGTGCAAGTGCCCATGCGCCTGCTCGACCATGCGCGGTTCCGCCTGGCGCCCGCGCGCAACAGCGTGGGCGCGGGCCAGGGCGATGGCCAGCCCGGCGATATCGTGCGCGCGGCCCATCCCGCTGCCACGGGCGGGAGCGGAACGCCAGGCGAAGGCGGCGATGGCGAGGGGGAGGTGCGCCTGCTACTGGAGTTTCCCATCGACGACATCCTCGACTGGCTGTGGGACGCTTTCGAGCTGCCGCACCTCAAACCCCGCCACCTGGGCGCGATCGACGACCTGCGGCTGGTGCACAGCGGCCTGGACCGCCATGGCGCCCGCTCACGCCTGGACCGGCGCCGCACCGTCAAGGAAGCGATCAAGCGGCGCGCCCTGCAAGCGCAGCCCGTCCCCTTCACCAATGATGACTTGCGTTACCGCCAGGTGCTGGCACAGCCCCGTCCCAGCACGAATGCCGTCGTGTTTTTCGTGCTGGACGTGTCGGCCAGCATGGCGCAAGCCGAGCGCAAATTGGCCAAATCCTTCTTTTTCTTTGCCTTGCAGGGCTTGCGGCGCAGGTATGCGCGCGTGGAAACGCGCTTCATCGCCCATACGACGCGCGCCTGGGAATTTTCCGAAGCCGAATTCTTCCAGGTCAACGGCATGGGCGGCACCATGGCATCGACCGCCTTTCAGCTGAGCCGCGAACTGCTGCAGCAACACTACGCGCCGGGGCGCTACAACGCCTATCTGTTCTATGCCTCCGATGGCGAGAATTTCAGCGAAGACCGGGCGGCCGCCAGCCTGGGCCTGGGCGAACTGACCGCCTTGCTCAACTATATGGGCTACGTGGAAACCTTGCCCGGCATGCCGCGCAGCCTGGAAACGGAAATGCACAGCCTGTGCGCCGAGCAGGAACGGCGGGGCTTGCCCTTGCACAGCAGCATCCTCAGCAAGCCTGACGATGTGTGGGCGGCCATCCGCACGTTCTTCCAGCACGAAGCGGCCGACACGGAGACAGCATCATGA